The genomic region AGACGACCTACAAAGCTTCCGGTGGGAATATAATAACTTTGTGTGAAAGCTACTTGCTTAGCACGCTCAGGAGTCACCCCAATTGCTGCAATAAGTGCATCAAATTTTCCCATTATTAAGCTGGGTAACAAACTATTAAAAGCTTGATTAGCAAAAGTACATTCTGCTTTGATGGCATTACAAATCGCTTTGGCAATATCAATATCAAAACCTTGAAGTTTGCCTTGTTGATCAATGAATTCAAAAGGGGGATAAGATCCTTCGGTTGCAAAACGGATGACTTGTTGCGGCGCTGCACTTAATGTATTACAAAAAAAAACGATCCCAAGAAGGAGAAGTTTTATGATCAGCGTCAAATGAAGGGTTAGTCTATTCATAACGCGGATTCATTGCTTGAAGAAAACGTTGAAACCGCACTGTAGCTGGCTTTGCAAATACTTCAGTCGATAAGCCCTGCTCAATAATACGACCTTCATCCAGAAAAATAACGCGATTTGAAACTTGCCTTGCAAAATTTAATTCATGGGTTGCAACCAACATCGTCATGCCTGATTGGGCCAATTGTTGCATCACTAACAAAACTTCTGAAACCATTTCAGGGTCTAATGCTGAAGTAGGCTCATCAAATAACATAATATCCGGCTTCATCATTAGGGCTCGCGCAATCGCTACACGCTGTTGTTGCCCCCCAGATAACTCACTGGGGTAGGCGTATAATTTTTCGGATAATCCCATCCGAGCGAGTAATTTTTCGGCTTCGACCTTAGCTTCAGCTTTACTTTGTTTTAAAACCAGTACAGGGGCGGCAATTAAGTTTTCCAAGACATTCATATGGACCCATAAATTAAATTGCTGAAAGACCATACCTATTTTTTTTCTAAGCGCGATTACTTCATCGGCTGATTGCTCGAAATTGCCCTGTTCGAAATTGAGAATGTGATGACCAAATTTTAACGTTCCTTGATCGGGTAAATTAAGCAGATTTAAACATCTTAAAAGTGTACTTTTACCTGAACCGCTGCTACCAAGTAAGGCCAGCACATCGCCTTTATTAGCAGTAAGATCAATGCCTTGCAAAACCTTTTGCTGCTTAAATGATTTATGTAGGTTACTTACTTGCAACATCATATTCAAACGACTCGTTTTGTATAATTATACATATTTATGTATATTTAAACATAAAACCAGCCTTTTGAAAAGGTCTTTAGCTAACGTGGTAAATCGACTTGTACTGATAAAAGCGGAATTTCTTCTTCCAGTTGGCAACGCGCAAGAATCTGGCTTGTAATCGGTGCACGATTCTTTATAGCGAGGTATAAAATAATCAGGCTAAAAATACCGATGATTAAAAAATCCCAGCCAAACGGAATGACGTTTTTACCGCCAAAAGCACCTAAATACGAAATGAGAACCAACCCCGATAAATAAGGTCCCACCCAAAGTGATGATCGCAAACCTAAATTCGGTGTAGTAATACGGCCCCGTAAACTTGCGATGATAAAGAAAAGAATGCCTATACCCAAGGCGATAGATAATTTGTAAATGGTGTCCCATCCTGTCCAATAGCTCAACAAATTACAAAAATAAAAAGCGAGTGGGCAAATTAGGGTTGCGAAAGGCAGACGAAATGCTCTTTTTTTATGAGGCAATTCAAGACGCATGCATAAAAGTGCGATGGGCCCCATGGCATATGAAAGCACCATGCCCGAAACTAAAAAACTCACCATAGCTTGCCAACCCGGTAGGGGTAAAAACAAAAACATGCCAAGGACAAAATTCAATAAAATTGCAGCGACCGGAAATTTTTGTTTATTGAGATAGGAAAGCCATTTAGGTAAATAACCAATCTGGCTCATCGCATATAAAATACGCGCCGTTGATGTAACATAAATAAGTCCAGCGCCAGCGGGTGAAACCGTGGCATCAATATAGAGTAACTTGACGAGCCAGGCTAAACCTAAACCTGCGGCAAGTCCCGCGAAGGGCCCAACATCGCCAATAAAGGATAAATTTTGCCATCCGGAACTTAAACTAGAGGGTGCGATCGCACCAATGAACGCAACTTGTAGCCCAATATAAAGTAGTAAGCAACAAAGCACCGAACCGACAATAGCAAGGGGTATAGCCACAGCTTGACGTTTCGTTTCCCCAGCAAGTTCTACACCGTGCTTAAATCCAGTAAAGGCAAAAGCAACGCCTCCCGTTGCAACGGCAGTTAAAATAGCTTGCCAACCCGTCTTAGAGAAAACAGCCGTGCTAAGTCCGACAAAATTTTGCGTATAAAATTGCGTTTTAATGAGTGTGCCAATGACTAGCAAGATCACAATAACTTTAAAAGTGAATAAGAGAAAATTAAACCGGATCAGACCTTTATAACTCGCAATATTAATAATACAAAAAATAATCATTAAGAAGGCAGCCCACCCTAATCCGATCTGGGTGAGGACAGGTGCGCCATTTTCAAAATGCATGAGTGAAGTAAAGTAAGTTGACGCATATTGTAAAATCGCTTGTACTTCAATGGGGGCCATAGTTAATGCAGAGAGCCAAGCAATCCAGCTGACGATAAAACTCGTCAATGTACCATGACTTAATTGGGGAATTTGTGCGCTGCCCCCTGCGACTGGAAATAAGACTGAAAGCTCAGCAAAAGTTAATGCAATCAGTGCCGTTCCTAAACCACCAACAAGCCAAGCGATGAGCGCCCCTGCGCCTGCTATTTTAGCAGCATATAGCGGTGCAAAAAGCCACGCAGAACCGACCATGCCATTGATACTGATCATCAATAAGCTTAATGGCGTAAAACGGCGATTTAAACTCATTATTTATTTTCCTCTACCAATTCTGTAATCATGACCCTATCGAAGTGAATAAGCATTGCACCCAATAATATAACTAATATACCGATCATTTGAGTTAACGATATCGATTCATGAAGCAAAAGGAAACCTAAGATAAGGGTCACAATAGGTTCAAATACAGATAAAATACCTGCTTTCAGAGGTGATAGCCATTTCAGCCCTTCTAATAATAATTGCATTGGAATTGCAGTTCCGACAATTCCAATAGCGAAAATATTAAACCAGGTAGACAGCGTTTGAGGAAATTGAAAAGAGTGGGTCAACATCGCAACGACAAAAAATAAAATGACATTCCCTAGACAGATAAAAAAAGTTTGCCATTTAGCATCCATCAATTGCACGGTATATTTTCCCATAAACACGTAAATGGCATAGCTTAGTGCCGCTATTAACGCCAAGATGATACCTAACAATTTAAACACACCTTGCTGAGGATGCTCTAATAAGAGTAACCCAACAGTTACTGCAACAAGTGCACTAAAAGCATAGCGATTAAAACGCCAACTGCTAAAACAAAAAGCAAACAGTGCAATAAAAATGGGATAGAAGAAAAATATAACCATTGCAACACCGGTGCCCACTTCTTCGCTTGCTAAAAAATAAAAAGCACTGGAACCACTATAGGCAATAATGGCTAACATAAACGTTATGATCACAGAACTGAGTGGTTTCGTGGTGAGCCTTATGGTGTTGTTTTTGGAGAGACTTAGAAAAAGCAGAATCCATATTGAGGCAAGGCTAAAACGCCAAAACAACATCGTCTGGACGCTCATGCCAGTCCGCATGATTTCGGTGCCAAAATAACCAATCCCACCGTAAGTGATAGCCGACAATGTGACTAAACAAGTACCTTTAAGTGTGGTTGCGTTCACTCTTGAAAAATGCTGCATCATTTCTTTTCACATCACCTTAAGTTGAAGCATTGAGCATATTAAAATCAGCATTAAACTTTTTTATTTTTAGGACAATACGCTACTGCACAAGATTTTAAACTAAAATATATAATTGGTGAAAAGATTTCAAATCTTCCCCTGAAAATTGATTTACCTTCGTCCTGCTCCCTAAAAGTTTGAATTTGGTGATAAAGGGTCTTAACAAGAAAACAATTTTATTGAATTGAAGAACATAAATCGTTTAAGTTAGGTTAAGAGCTACTTGTCATCTTAATGAATCACAGTATAATGTTAAGATTAACCGAGGCACCCTCCGATGAACTCAACAGCATTTATTCGCTAACTAATCTCCAAACCAGTTTGTCTTAAGTTTTTCAAATTTTGCGAGTTACCTGATATGTCTCACACTAATCCACCACACTCTATTAAGGGTGAAATTAAAAATACGTTATCGCTTAGCATCCCGCTTGTTTCTTCCCAGCTTATTTATGCAAGTAGTGGTTTTATTGGGACTGCAATGATTGCGCGCTTAGGGGAAGATGCACTTGCTGCTAGTGTTTTAGTGTCCACGATTTGGATGAGTCTATCGGTTTTATTTTTTGGTCTTTTAAATTCAGTCAGCGTACTCGTTTCTCATAACTATGGTGCAAAAAATGATAAAGCCATTAGTGAAATCATGGGACAATCGTTTATTTTAGGCGTAATCGTCACGATTCTTATTGTCACTTTATTATTAAGTACTGGCGTTTTATTACGCTTAACAATTAAATCGCCCGCTGTATTAGAACTTGCTGTTCAATACATGCATTCGCTTATCTGGACAACGCCTGGTCTCATTCTTTTAATTATTTACGAGCAATTTTTAGCAGGTATTAACCGAGCCAAAATGGTTTTGCGCATCAGTTTATTAGTTGTGCCCGTTGAAATTCCAATTATTTATGTGCTCATCTTTGGGGTAGGCGGACTACCTAAGTTCGGAGTTGCAGGAATTGGTTATGGCTTCGCCATTACTTATACGCTAACCGCCATTGCCTTAACATGGTTCTTTTTAAATTCTAAGTTTTACGGCCGGTTTAATCTCTTTAAACATTTAAAAACAATTAATTGGCACTACCTTAAAGAATTAGTACGTATTGGCCTTCCAATGGGCTGTATGCATGTGATCGAAGTAAGCACTTTCACGATTGCCTCTTTTTGGATTGCTGAATTTGGTACAACTTTGCTTGCAGCACATCAAATTGTAATGCAGTACCTGGGATTTGTGATCACCCTCATTTTCGCAATGTCTCAAGCCGTGACGATACGGGTCGGTCATGCTGTCGGTCAGTTTGATTTATTAGGTATTCGTTATGCAACTTATGTAGGGATGATGCTCAATTTTCTTTGCATGATCGTAATAGGGATTGCTTTTTATGTCATCCCTGACTTCTTCCTCAGCCTCGATATCAAAACAGATAGCCCTGCTAATTACGACTTGATGCGCGATGCCTCCATGCTTTTAACGATCAGTGGCGTTTTAATGATATTTGATAATTTTAGAATTATTGGTTTTGGCGCATTACGTGGATTGAAAGATACGCAATTTCCAATGTATGTTTCACTCTTTTCATTCTGGGCGGTTGGACTGACTGCTGCGTATCTTCTTGGCTTTACTTTTAATTACCAAGGCGCCGGCATTTGGTGGGGTTTAACTTTCGGCATTGCTGTCGGCTCTCTTATCGTATTTTTACGATTGCAATGGGTGTTAAAACGTATTGACTTAAAGAAAATTTTATAAAATAGGTAATTTTTAAACTGAGCGGTGGACTTCCAAACAATCCACCGCTTATAAGTCAGTTAAACTTTTACATCTTGTTTCTTGGCTAACTGAAATAAAATATCACGTCCTAAATTTACAATATCCTGATTACCCACATACTTATTCGTTAAAATGACAATTCCAGATTGTTTGTTGGGGAGAACTGCTATGTAGGCTCGAAATCCTTGTGTTGCACCGGTTTTATCAATTAGAGCGTTGCCATCAAAATAGGGTCTTGTTTCAATTTCGGCAACTTTTTGCGGTGCGAGGATATTAAAATTTTTATCTGTTAAGACTTTATCGTGTTTGGTCAGCGGATGAATTTGCCATCCTAATCCTTGCGCCCAAGAAGGAAGTTTCACATAAACTGATTGAGTCATCCGCATTGGATAAAGAATACGCGTTGGCGTATTGGGTAATCCAATACTTGCGCCTAAGAAACGCTGCATGTCAGCTGGTGAAAGCTTAACATTTGCAGCTTGAAATAAGCCCGCTTCAGTTGCTTTGGCAGGGCGGTTATTTTTATCATACCCTTGTGCAAATTGAGCTTTTAAACGATTGGAAAGTCGTAAGGGAACATCATGCATACCAAGAGGATTTAAAATATGGTTACGATAAAGTTGGTTAAAATCCTTTTGGGTTTGATTTTCTAAGGCAAGACTTAGCATGCCTACCCCAAAGTTTGAATATTGCCACTGTTTATTCGTATTTAATGCAGTCCCTTTTTCGTTTAAATATTTATCAAGCTCTGCACGGTTAGTGATCGATTTTGGCACATCGATTGGAAAACCTGAAGTGTGCGTGGCCAACATCCCGAGCGTTATATGATCCATAGATAGTGGTAATTCAGGCAAAACTTGTTTCAAAGGCGTATCAAGTTGCACTTTTGCAAAATCGACCTCTTGTGCAAGCAACAAACTTGTCATTAACTTTGCAATAGATCCAACCTCAAAAATAGTATGCGCAGAAACGGGGATTTTTTTCTCTCGATTAGCATAACCAAAATAATACGAACTGGGTTCACCGCCACGATAAACTTCCACGGCGACACCAGGAATATGATGTTTTTCCATAAAAGCATTGACTGCTGTCGTTATAAGATTGTCTTGGTCTTTAGCAGCATGCGCCATCATGCTGATGATCAATAAACTTAACGTGACGACAACTTTAGGTGCAAAATATTTCATAGTGATCCTCTTTTTCATCTGAATGGACTTTAAAGATCTGTGACCATGACCGTCACAGGATGATCATCATACTCATCATGCGCAATCGTTTGAAATCCTAATTTTTCATACCAAAAAGGAAGGGTTTGATCAAAAGCAAATAAATGTAAGTTAGAATAACTTAAAAATTTCGCCTGCTGTTTAATTAAAACAACTAAAGCTTCCCCAACCTTTTTTTTTCGATAACGTGGATCGACAATTAAACTGCCTAACCAAGGAGTTAAATCCTCGCGAATCCCATCATTTTCCCGCAAAGAAGCCATGCCAATGACTTCAGCTTTATGAAGGGCTACCCATGTTAGAGGTAATGTTTCTCGATTTAAATGTTGCAGGAAAGTTTTTCTGGCACGCTCAATATTAGGATTGGCGATCCAAGGCTTTCCGATTTCGTTGTACCAAAGCTCACATAATCTTTCCATATGCTTGGGACAATCTATCAATAACTTAGTTTCATAATCAAAATGATTTGAATGAGTCGGCGCCAACATCTTAATCCTTTTTAATATAAGAACATCGTTCAGTAATTAATTTATCAACAACGGTTGCATCAGCCAAGGTTGACAAATCACCTAAATCATCCGTTTCTTGGTTGGC from Gammaproteobacteria bacterium harbors:
- a CDS encoding APC family permease; translation: MSLNRRFTPLSLLMISINGMVGSAWLFAPLYAAKIAGAGALIAWLVGGLGTALIALTFAELSVLFPVAGGSAQIPQLSHGTLTSFIVSWIAWLSALTMAPIEVQAILQYASTYFTSLMHFENGAPVLTQIGLGWAAFLMIIFCIINIASYKGLIRFNFLLFTFKVIVILLVIGTLIKTQFYTQNFVGLSTAVFSKTGWQAILTAVATGGVAFAFTGFKHGVELAGETKRQAVAIPLAIVGSVLCCLLLYIGLQVAFIGAIAPSSLSSGWQNLSFIGDVGPFAGLAAGLGLAWLVKLLYIDATVSPAGAGLIYVTSTARILYAMSQIGYLPKWLSYLNKQKFPVAAILLNFVLGMFLFLPLPGWQAMVSFLVSGMVLSYAMGPIALLCMRLELPHKKRAFRLPFATLICPLAFYFCNLLSYWTGWDTIYKLSIALGIGILFFIIASLRGRITTPNLGLRSSLWVGPYLSGLVLISYLGAFGGKNVIPFGWDFLIIGIFSLIILYLAIKNRAPITSQILARCQLEEEIPLLSVQVDLPR
- a CDS encoding MATE family efflux transporter, which produces MSHTNPPHSIKGEIKNTLSLSIPLVSSQLIYASSGFIGTAMIARLGEDALAASVLVSTIWMSLSVLFFGLLNSVSVLVSHNYGAKNDKAISEIMGQSFILGVIVTILIVTLLLSTGVLLRLTIKSPAVLELAVQYMHSLIWTTPGLILLIIYEQFLAGINRAKMVLRISLLVVPVEIPIIYVLIFGVGGLPKFGVAGIGYGFAITYTLTAIALTWFFLNSKFYGRFNLFKHLKTINWHYLKELVRIGLPMGCMHVIEVSTFTIASFWIAEFGTTLLAAHQIVMQYLGFVITLIFAMSQAVTIRVGHAVGQFDLLGIRYATYVGMMLNFLCMIVIGIAFYVIPDFFLSLDIKTDSPANYDLMRDASMLLTISGVLMIFDNFRIIGFGALRGLKDTQFPMYVSLFSFWAVGLTAAYLLGFTFNYQGAGIWWGLTFGIAVGSLIVFLRLQWVLKRIDLKKIL
- a CDS encoding DMT family transporter, coding for MMQHFSRVNATTLKGTCLVTLSAITYGGIGYFGTEIMRTGMSVQTMLFWRFSLASIWILLFLSLSKNNTIRLTTKPLSSVIITFMLAIIAYSGSSAFYFLASEEVGTGVAMVIFFFYPIFIALFAFCFSSWRFNRYAFSALVAVTVGLLLLEHPQQGVFKLLGIILALIAALSYAIYVFMGKYTVQLMDAKWQTFFICLGNVILFFVVAMLTHSFQFPQTLSTWFNIFAIGIVGTAIPMQLLLEGLKWLSPLKAGILSVFEPIVTLILGFLLLHESISLTQMIGILVILLGAMLIHFDRVMITELVEENK
- a CDS encoding GNAT family N-acetyltransferase; this translates as MLAPTHSNHFDYETKLLIDCPKHMERLCELWYNEIGKPWIANPNIERARKTFLQHLNRETLPLTWVALHKAEVIGMASLRENDGIREDLTPWLGSLIVDPRYRKKKVGEALVVLIKQQAKFLSYSNLHLFAFDQTLPFWYEKLGFQTIAHDEYDDHPVTVMVTDL
- a CDS encoding amino acid ABC transporter ATP-binding protein is translated as MLQVSNLHKSFKQQKVLQGIDLTANKGDVLALLGSSGSGKSTLLRCLNLLNLPDQGTLKFGHHILNFEQGNFEQSADEVIALRKKIGMVFQQFNLWVHMNVLENLIAAPVLVLKQSKAEAKVEAEKLLARMGLSEKLYAYPSELSGGQQQRVAIARALMMKPDIMLFDEPTSALDPEMVSEVLLVMQQLAQSGMTMLVATHELNFARQVSNRVIFLDEGRIIEQGLSTEVFAKPATVRFQRFLQAMNPRYE
- a CDS encoding serine hydrolase, with protein sequence MKYFAPKVVVTLSLLIISMMAHAAKDQDNLITTAVNAFMEKHHIPGVAVEVYRGGEPSSYYFGYANREKKIPVSAHTIFEVGSIAKLMTSLLLAQEVDFAKVQLDTPLKQVLPELPLSMDHITLGMLATHTSGFPIDVPKSITNRAELDKYLNEKGTALNTNKQWQYSNFGVGMLSLALENQTQKDFNQLYRNHILNPLGMHDVPLRLSNRLKAQFAQGYDKNNRPAKATEAGLFQAANVKLSPADMQRFLGASIGLPNTPTRILYPMRMTQSVYVKLPSWAQGLGWQIHPLTKHDKVLTDKNFNILAPQKVAEIETRPYFDGNALIDKTGATQGFRAYIAVLPNKQSGIVILTNKYVGNQDIVNLGRDILFQLAKKQDVKV